Below is a genomic region from Macaca thibetana thibetana isolate TM-01 chromosome 1, ASM2454274v1, whole genome shotgun sequence.
TTTTCCCTTAGAATTGTAGAAATTCAGTGGAAATTGCTAAGCTCTCTCTTCAGGTATACATCTTAAATTGATGCAGACAACATATGAACAAGCTATTTGTGAAAATAATTCAATCATATTAGATTGCAGCTCCAGGGATAAGTCATTGGAGGAGTTCATATCTGCCTATAACAATGGGGGCATCGtgttaacaaatgaaaaatgttgaCATACAGATTTCTTTATcacacagatgagcaaactgacaAAGCTGGACATTTGTCTCGTTCTTTGTAATCATTCTCcgattttgtttctttgataacTGGCATGCTTATAGACATCTGGGACTCTGTCTTTCGGTCTTGGGAGGCTTCATGGCTTCTTATGCCAAGTCCACAGAGCAGCCATCAGAAGACATGTCAACATGTATTCATCACACTTACTtatgagatcctgcctcaaatcCTCTCACTGTGTACATGTTGGTGGGGGATAGATTGTCATGTGGCCGGTACTGAAGGAGCGTAAGAATGTCTTTACCCCCAGTTATATGGGGCACATTggaatctgtgtttttatttttattttttttctttctttcttttttaatttttaatgaccaAAACAAAGCATCTAAAACTGCAGCTTCTGGAAGAACCACTTGTTCTTGCCTGTCTTGCATCTCTCTTCAAACTTGACCTTGGCCTCTCGTCGGGCCTTGCGTTTAAGAGCAGGATCTCTGAAGACATCCTTATTGACGACAGTTTTGTCCAAGGGGATATCCACAGAGTACCTTGTGGGCATTAGGTGATTGTAGTTATAAACTTTCACAAAAGACTTGATCTTTGACCTCTTGGCGATCTTCTTGCCCATGGCAGCTGTCACTTTGCGGGGGTAGCGGTGAATTCCAGCCACCAGAGCATGGCTGTAGGGGCGATCTGAGGTGCCATCATCAATGTTCCTCACGATGACGGCTTTGCGTCCAGAGTAGCGTCCAGCCAGGACAAGCACCACCCTCCCAGGTTTCATGAACTTGCCCGTTTCGGCAGCAAGCACTCAGGCCTAcagcaaaaaggaaagaagaaccgGAATCTGTGTTTCTAAATTACAATAACTCACAAGCTTTGCAACAAAAGAGTTGAGGGTTAAATAAAAGTTGCAATATTGAAATGTTATTAAATGATGTATAAAATTTATGATGAATACTTTCAAATAATACAGTAGCAGCCAAATAAATTGAATGAgggtaaaaatttacatttttttcctctctggaaaGAGATCCCACATACCCTTCAATACAAATGTAAAGCAAACAGCAATTACAGTTTATTTTTCAACTCACAGAAGGGGCTCTTTAGATTGTGGGTCTTTTTGAGCTCGTTAAATTCCTTCGTTCAGCTTTAATTTGAGAATCAGCAGGATACAATAGTAAGTGTCCGATGTAGGAACTTTGTCTTATTACTCAACCTTCAGTGGCTTAAAACTGTTTCCACATGAGTAAAAGAAGTAGTAGGTTTCATCCTAAATGGCATGTTATAATTTTGCCATGTGTCTATGTGGTGCTATGAAGCCACTGGAGTTCATGTCCATATAACCCTGGCAGTTACAGTTTTAAATGCCATGGAATAAACTCCAAGAGAAATTTCTCAATCTTTCTGATTTGCTTTTAACAGTTGAGTTAATTCTATGAGTATTTAGCTAGCCAGTATGAACTGTTGTAAAGGATGTTTACCAGACTGATCAATCACATCTACTTGGTCACAGTTAATTAACATCTAAACAGACTCAGTGTGGGACAGGATGAGAAGGAAGAATTCATCCTTCTTCATTGTGCCTCTAGGAAAGAtttaaagttgtttattttatttcaaacaatGTATTGACAGTAAGACTGTTCATTATTACTCATTGCAATTAGACTAGAAGTAGTCTGTTTCATTGAAAATTAATAATGTGACTACATATTATTCATTAAGAGCCCAAAATTAAGAAGCAAgcaaacaagccaaaaaaaaaaaaaaaaagaaaaaaaaagatctataatCCCACCACCAAGAACAATGGATATCATTTCAGAGTataaatttgcaaatattgttttatatgtgtgtttaGAGACTTTTGCTATGTATGGGTacacattttttcaaaatacCAGCATTCCATATGTGCTATTTGTGATGCATTTTATTTACTGAAATCCATTTCATATCACATTTCCTCATGTCACTGAGTATGCTTTTAAAGCAATAATTGTAATAGGTTCTAGCATTTTAATTGTTCAGATAcactaaaatagtaaaaaaaaaatttctcagatcgggcgcagtggctcatgcctttaatcccagcactttgggaggccaaggcaggtggatcatgaggtcaggggtttgagaccagcctgacaacatggtgaaaccccatctctactaaaaatgcaaaaattagctgggcgtggtggtgtgcccctgtaatcccagctactcaggaggctgaggcaggagaattgctggaacccgggaggtagaggttgcagtgagctaagattgtgccattgcagtccagcctgggtggcagagcgagactctgactcaaaaaaaaaaaagaaaaaaaaaagttttttgctATTATATACAGTGCTACTATATTCTCATAACCAAACATTTGTGtacattcttatttatttctattggATAAATTCCCAGTAGTTGAAGTAATACCTTTATCATATACTAGctcacatatatatctatatatcttgtCCTGAATTTTCTAATCTTCTACATTGATCTATCTACCCATTCCTATGTAGTTCCTcactcttttaattattattggtGATATACTATTTCAAAAGATTtggttttctttaatatattatcATATTATCAGATTCCCCAGCCTTCTCCAATAAATTAATCAATGTCATAAATCCCATAGAATCGAGGATATTTATCTCTAAAGTCTAacttattttgttgtattttaatcATCCAATGCCTTCCCTACCCAAAAGTGGGTAATCGCTAATCACCAACCTCTACCTAcagttttctttcataaatttcttgaaggttttttttccccccactaaGGACAATTTTTCCCCGAGGGCATTATGATCAAATTCCAGGCTAATTTATCACTAATTGTGCTTACAGAGATACGATTTCCTATTTTCCACTATTCATTTTGCTGTGTCTCATTTTCATTGTTCATGCTACTATTTCTGTCTTCACTGAGggttgttattttcttcctttgcagGGCTTTTCACCTTTCTTAAACTCCTGTGTGGCACAGAGACATTTACAATCCTAGTTCGTTTTGCAACACACaccatttctccttttctttctgcatttccaTTGATTCTGGTGTTTGGAGATGAATATGGATCTTCCAGTCCACTGACTTTTTCCTGTGGATTtcacaaatgaaagaaaggagacaCTTAGCCACTCTGATATATcattgtgaaaattattttatttacatacgAGATCAAAGGACAGCAAGTGAACAAAGCACTCATTTCTTAGAAAGTAGAAAACATGAAATCTTCATAGAACAGCTGAGGAATAaggaaaatctaaaaaaaaaaaaagaatacaacagTGTTCGTGGGAACTTTATGATCATAAATGgtattcattaaacaaatgttACAGCATGGCTTTGCTTACCAGGCAACTATCttaaacttacagaaaaagagaagagaccgtcttagaaaatgacattttagaaGAAAGCAAGTGAATAGAAAGAGACAGCAACATGGGTACACATAAGAGGCAGACAGAAACAGATAGGAGTCCACATAGCCctatgtctgtgtgtttgtggtgtgtgtgttgtgcatatggtgtatgtgtgctgtgtgtgtggtgtacatatagtgtgtatgtgtgtgtgcatgtatgtgtggtctatatgtagtgtgtggtgtataggttgtgtgtgtgtgcatgtggtgtgtggtgtatgtattTGTGGTGTGATGTgtgcagtgtatgtgtgtgttgtatgtttgTGTGGTGAATGTGTGGTATATGtactgtgtgttgtgtgtgtgtatggtatgtACAGTGTGTGGAGTGTATGTATGGTATGTGCATGTAGgtatgtggtgtatgtgtttgtgatgtatttgtgtggtatatgtgttgtgtatgtattgtgtgtgttatatatgttCATGTGTATGGTGtagtatatgtgtgg
It encodes:
- the LOC126951050 gene encoding 60S ribosomal protein L27-like, which encodes MKPGRVVLVLAGRYSGRKAVIVRNIDDGTSDRPYSHALVAGIHRYPRKVTAAMGKKIAKRSKIKSFVKVYNYNHLMPTRYSVDIPLDKTVVNKDVFRDPALKRKARREAKVKFEERCKTGKNKWFFQKLQF